Proteins encoded within one genomic window of Thioploca ingrica:
- a CDS encoding FeS cluster assembly scaffold IscU — MAYSNKVIDHYNNPRNVGVLDKEDPTVGTGMVGAPACGDVMRLQIKVSEDGVIQDAKFKTYGCGSAIASSSLLTEWVKGKTLEEAAAIKNVEIVEELALPPVKIHCSVLAESSVKAAIEDYKKKQAAIQPKVTEMANMA, encoded by the coding sequence ATGGCATATAGTAATAAAGTGATAGATCATTACAACAATCCACGCAATGTTGGTGTCTTGGATAAAGAAGATCCAACCGTGGGTACCGGTATGGTTGGTGCGCCCGCTTGTGGTGATGTGATGAGATTACAAATCAAAGTCAGCGAAGATGGAGTCATTCAAGATGCTAAATTTAAAACCTATGGTTGTGGTTCAGCCATTGCCTCAAGCTCATTACTGACTGAATGGGTGAAAGGTAAAACTTTAGAAGAAGCGGCGGCTATCAAAAATGTTGAAATTGTTGAAGAATTAGCTTTACCACCCGTTAAAATTCATTGTTCAGTTTTAGCCGAAAGTTCGGTTAAGGCCGCTATTGAAGATTACAAGAAAAAACAAGCTGCAATTCAACCAAAAGTAACAGAAATGGCGAATATGGCATAA